In one Drosophila albomicans strain 15112-1751.03 chromosome X, ASM965048v2, whole genome shotgun sequence genomic region, the following are encoded:
- the LOC117576291 gene encoding dihydroorotate dehydrogenase (quinone), mitochondrial-like has translation MAPQPKRFAPLRTLGIFVASVTAVYMGLTAYENQDNLIRTFIMPAVRRLPVEMSHNLALLACKYRINPVSQHLDDYNLNTSFFGRLISNPIGIAAGFDRNAEALHGLKDLGFGFIEIGSVTPMAQKGNGRTRLFGLYEDRKIMGSSDGFDSDGHYVVMQRLRRALARNDFKAIVGVNLGSNRSSTTPTRDYATGVKTFGPVADFLVVNATSASTASGQPSWANKKQLIEVLTAVNNARSQLQQRKTVPILLKLSPDMTLDEMKDTAAVISMRKCRVEGLIVANSTATRDNLSPSLVSHDNNGALSGAPLRERSTKQIARMYELTKGSVTIVGVGGISSGRDAFEKIQAGASFVQLYTALVYEGPDLVDRIKGELSMLLKESGYANVRDAVGSNYKQYLPGK, from the exons ATGGCGCCGCAACCAAAGAGATTT GCTCCACTGCGAACACTGGGCATATTTGTGGCCAGTGTGACCGCAGTATACATGGGTCTAACGGCCTACGAGAACCAGGATAATCTCATTCGGACATTCATAATGCCGGCAGTGCGCCGCCTGCCAGTTGAGATGTCGCACAATCTGGCGCTGCTGGCGTGCAAATATCGGATTAATCCCGTTTCCCAACATCTGGATGATTACAATTTGAACACCTCGTTCTTCGGACGACTCATTAGCAATCCCATTGGCATTGCGGCCGGCTTTGATCGCAACGCTGAGGCACTGCATGGCCTAAAGGATTTGGGTTTTGGTTTCATCGAGATTGGCAGCGTGACACCAATGGCCCAGAAAGGCAACGGCCGAACACGCCTCTTTGGCCTGTATGAAGATCGGAAGATCATGGGATCAAGCGATGGCTTCGATAGTGACGGACATTATGTGGTGATGCAACGTTTGAGGCGGGCGCTCGCTCGCAATGATTTCAAGGCGATTGTCGGCGTTAATCTCGGCTCCAATCGGAGCTCAACCACGCCCACTCGAGACTATGCGACAGGGGTCAAGACTTTTGGGCCAGTGGCCGATTTTCTGGTGGTGAATGCAACAAGTGCGTCAACAGCAAGCGGACAACCTAGCTGGGCGAATAAGAAGCAATTGATTGAGGTGCTGACGGCGGTGAATAATGCCAGATCGCAACTGCAGCAACGGAAAACTGTGCCGATTTTATTGAAACTTTCGCCTGACATGACGCTAGACGAAATGAAAGACACTGCTGCGGTGATTTCTATGCGAAAATGCCGTGTCGAAGGTCTCATTGTGGCCAATTCGACGGCGACACGCGACAATCTGTCGCCATCTTTGGTGTCGCATGATAATAACGGTGCTTTAAGTGGTGCTCCACTGCGAGAGCGATCCACAAAGCAAATTGCACGCATGTACGAACTGACCAAGGGCAGTGTGACCATCGTTGGCGTTGGCGGTATTTCATCGGGCAGGGATGCATTTGAGAAAATTCAAGCTGGCGCCTCGTTTGTGCAGCTTTACACGGCCCTGGTTTACGAAGGCCCCGATTTGGTAGATCGCATCAAAGGGGAACTCTCGATGCTGCTCAAAGAGTCAGGCTATGCTAACGTACGCGACGCTGTTGGCTCCAATTACAAACAATATCTGCCCGGCAAATAA
- the LOC117576300 gene encoding protein ILRUN, with the protein MDVEENYESQNATETPPQQQQQQQQQQSGQGQQQQLQLLQDMQCEPLFGSTTNTTTTTNPMMDTNNIAIPLPPPPGMGLVVSATQAATTTQNNKLISPSPSSSTLPTNDYDIDSLLLQQFSCMGTTDHEDLISQFQSLMNNQMNRESSRFYLEMSNWNLQTAVGCYLDFCSAQSFPSMKIVQGLHVNAQQQAFQLQNDGTERWPIGCFLTSPIQTQRINVPSLRPGETCDILADLMPTQPAIMWRLSTPSGWHFGDPIWMIPPGTQASQDELQQRMVQLITSDAKPEVYPQIKIVITAHTQ; encoded by the exons ATGGATGTGGAGGAAAATTACGAATCACAAAATGCCACAGAGACtccgccacagcagcaacagcagcagcagcagcagcaatctggacaaggacaacagcagcagttgcaactgctgcaggaTATGCAATGCGAACCGCTGTTTGGCAGCACAACCaacacgacaacaaccacaaatcCAATGATGGACACAAACAACATTGCGATAccgctgccaccgccaccagGAATGGGTTTGGTTGTGTCAGCGACACAGGCGGCGACAACAACGCAGAACAACAAACTCAtttcgccgtcgccgtcgtcgtcaaCGCTGCCAACGAATGATTATGATATTGattcgctgctgttgcaacaatTCAGTTGCATGGGCACCACAGATCATGAGGATCTGATCAGTCAGTTCCAGAGTCTCATGAACAATCAAATGAATCGCGAGTCATCTCGTTTCTATCTAGAAATGAGCAATTG gaACTTGCAAACTGCCGTTGGTTGCTATCTGGACTTTTGCAGCGCGCAATCGTTTCCATCGATGAAAATCGTTCAGGGGCTGCATGTGAATGCGCAACAGCAGGCATTCCAATTGCAAAACGATGGCACCGAACGTTGGCCCATCGGCTGCTTTCTAACATCGCCCATACAGACGCAACGCATCAATGTGCCGTCCCTGCGTCCTGGCGAAACTTGTGATATATTGGCTGATCTAATGCCCACACAGCCGGCGATTATGTGGCGTCTCTCCACGCCCTCCGGCTGGCACTTTGGCG ATCCCATTTGGATGATACCGCCGGGCACGCAGGCCAGCCAGGATGAGCTGCAGCAGCGCATGGTGCAGCTGATCACATCGGATGCGAAGCCAGAAGTTTATCCACAGATCAAAATCGTGATAACCGCGCATACACAATGA